One window of Nicotiana tomentosiformis chromosome 11, ASM39032v3, whole genome shotgun sequence genomic DNA carries:
- the LOC104117932 gene encoding ACT domain-containing protein ACR4-like isoform X3, with protein MDDEYEKFIRRMNPPRVVIDNESCKNATIIQVDSANKHGILLEVVQVLTDLNLVITKAYISSDGGWFMDVFNVTNQEGNKITDEAMLDYIMRVSCILCTKFGTFFFCINVGKELNFLWFHFQSLGPDSCFASSMRRSVGVTSGMDHTSIELIGSDRPGLLSEVSAVLTNLKCNVVNAEVWTHNTRAAAIMQVTDEENGGAINDPERLSMMKQLLCNVLRGSNKLRDAKTIVSDGVSHTERRLHQLMFADRDYERTADEGLDDKERPNVNVVNWQDKDYSVVTINCKDRPKLLFDTICTLTDMQYVVFHGNVDAEGPEAHQEYCIRHVDGSPVKSDAERQRVIQCLEAAIERRVSEGLKLELCTTDRVGLLSDVTRIFRENSLTVTRAEVTTRAGKALNIFYVRDSSGYPVDAKIIESVRQTIGQTILRVKGNVKELNPVRQESPTRFLFGGLFKSRSFCNFGLVRSYS; from the exons ATGGATGATGAATATGAAAAATTTATCAGAAGAATGAATCCACCTAG AGTGGTAATTGACAATGAGTCCTGCAAAAATGCCACTATTATACAG GTAGATAGTGCTAACAAACATGGAATACTTCTGGAGGTGGTACAAGTTTTAACTGATCTTAACCTTGTTATTACCAAGGCTTATATTTCCTCTGATGGTGGATGGTTCATGGATG TTTTCAATGTGACTAATCAAGAAGGGAACAAGATTACAGATGAGGCTATGTTGGATTATATCATGAGGGTGAGCTGTATTCTGTGTACAAAATTTGGCACTTTTTTCTTTTGCATTAATGTGGGAAAGGAACTGAATTTTTTGTGGTTTCATTTTCAGTCTCTTGGTCCAGATTCTTGTTTCGCGTCATCTATGAGAAGATCGGTTGGGGTTACCTCAGGAATGGACCACACCTCAATTGAGTTAATTGGAAGTGATAGACCGGGGCTATTGTCTGAGGTGAGCGCTGTCCTTACCAACCTCAAATGCAATGTGGTAAATGCTGAGGTGTGGACCCATAACACCCGAGCAGCAGCTATAATGCAAGTAACAGACGAGGAAAATGGAGGTGCAATTAATGACCCGGAAAGGTTGTCTATGATGAAGCAACTCTTGTGCAATGTACTTAGAGGTAGCAATAAATTAAGGGATGCTAAGACAATAGTATCCGATGGGGTCTCTCATACCGAGAGAAGGCTTCACCAGCTAATGTTTGCAGACCGAGATTATGAACGTACCGCTGATGAAGGATTGGATGATAAGGAAAGGCCTAATGTGAATGTCGTTAATTGGCAAGACAAGGACTACTCGGTTGTTACAATCAACTGCAAAGATAGACCGAAGCTTCTCTTTGATACTATTTGTACATTGACAGATATGCAGTATGTGGTTTTCCATGGCAATGTTGATGCTGAAGGACCAGAAGCTCACCAG GAGTACTGTATAAGACATGTAGATGGATCCCCAGTGAAATCAGATGCAGAACGGCAAAGAGTTATTCAATGTCTTGAAGCAGCAATAGAAAGAAGAGTATCTGAG GGATTGAAGCTAGAACTATGTACCACGGACAGAGTAGGACTACTATCTGATGTTACTAGGATCTTCCGCGAGAATAGCCTCACTGTCACCAGAGCAGAAGTGACAACTAGAGCAGGCAAAGCTCTAAATATATTCTATGTTCGTGATTCCTCAGGGTATCCTGTCGATGCTAAGATCATAGAATCTGTTCGTCAAACAATTGGACAGACAATACTTAGAGTGAAAGGCAATGTTAAAGAGTTAAATCCAGTTCGACAAGAATCTCCAACAAGGTTCCTTTTTGGTGGTCTATTCAAGTCCAGatctttttgtaattttggtttGGTTAGGTCCTATTCTTGA
- the LOC104117932 gene encoding ACT domain-containing protein ACR4-like isoform X2, with product MVSYSHNIMDDEYEKFIRRMNPPRVVIDNESCKNATIIQVDSANKHGILLEVVQVLTDLNLVITKAYISSDGGWFMDVFNVTNQEGNKITDEAMLDYIMRVSCILCTKFGTFFFCINVGKELNFLWFHFQSLGPDSCFASSMRRSVGVTSGMDHTSIELIGSDRPGLLSEVSAVLTNLKCNVVNAEVWTHNTRAAAIMQVTDEENGGAINDPERLSMMKQLLCNVLRGSNKLRDAKTIVSDGVSHTERRLHQLMFADRDYERTADEGLDDKERPNVNVVNWQDKDYSVVTINCKDRPKLLFDTICTLTDMQYVVFHGNVDAEGPEAHQEYCIRHVDGSPVKSDAERQRVIQCLEAAIERRVSEGLKLELCTTDRVGLLSDVTRIFRENSLTVTRAEVTTRAGKALNIFYVRDSSGYPVDAKIIESVRQTIGQTILRVKGNVKELNPVRQESPTRFLFGGLFKSRSFCNFGLVRSYS from the exons ATGG TTAGCTATTCTCATAACATCATGGATGATGAATATGAAAAATTTATCAGAAGAATGAATCCACCTAG AGTGGTAATTGACAATGAGTCCTGCAAAAATGCCACTATTATACAG GTAGATAGTGCTAACAAACATGGAATACTTCTGGAGGTGGTACAAGTTTTAACTGATCTTAACCTTGTTATTACCAAGGCTTATATTTCCTCTGATGGTGGATGGTTCATGGATG TTTTCAATGTGACTAATCAAGAAGGGAACAAGATTACAGATGAGGCTATGTTGGATTATATCATGAGGGTGAGCTGTATTCTGTGTACAAAATTTGGCACTTTTTTCTTTTGCATTAATGTGGGAAAGGAACTGAATTTTTTGTGGTTTCATTTTCAGTCTCTTGGTCCAGATTCTTGTTTCGCGTCATCTATGAGAAGATCGGTTGGGGTTACCTCAGGAATGGACCACACCTCAATTGAGTTAATTGGAAGTGATAGACCGGGGCTATTGTCTGAGGTGAGCGCTGTCCTTACCAACCTCAAATGCAATGTGGTAAATGCTGAGGTGTGGACCCATAACACCCGAGCAGCAGCTATAATGCAAGTAACAGACGAGGAAAATGGAGGTGCAATTAATGACCCGGAAAGGTTGTCTATGATGAAGCAACTCTTGTGCAATGTACTTAGAGGTAGCAATAAATTAAGGGATGCTAAGACAATAGTATCCGATGGGGTCTCTCATACCGAGAGAAGGCTTCACCAGCTAATGTTTGCAGACCGAGATTATGAACGTACCGCTGATGAAGGATTGGATGATAAGGAAAGGCCTAATGTGAATGTCGTTAATTGGCAAGACAAGGACTACTCGGTTGTTACAATCAACTGCAAAGATAGACCGAAGCTTCTCTTTGATACTATTTGTACATTGACAGATATGCAGTATGTGGTTTTCCATGGCAATGTTGATGCTGAAGGACCAGAAGCTCACCAG GAGTACTGTATAAGACATGTAGATGGATCCCCAGTGAAATCAGATGCAGAACGGCAAAGAGTTATTCAATGTCTTGAAGCAGCAATAGAAAGAAGAGTATCTGAG GGATTGAAGCTAGAACTATGTACCACGGACAGAGTAGGACTACTATCTGATGTTACTAGGATCTTCCGCGAGAATAGCCTCACTGTCACCAGAGCAGAAGTGACAACTAGAGCAGGCAAAGCTCTAAATATATTCTATGTTCGTGATTCCTCAGGGTATCCTGTCGATGCTAAGATCATAGAATCTGTTCGTCAAACAATTGGACAGACAATACTTAGAGTGAAAGGCAATGTTAAAGAGTTAAATCCAGTTCGACAAGAATCTCCAACAAGGTTCCTTTTTGGTGGTCTATTCAAGTCCAGatctttttgtaattttggtttGGTTAGGTCCTATTCTTGA
- the LOC104117932 gene encoding ACT domain-containing protein ACR4-like isoform X1, translating to MATVSYSHNIMDDEYEKFIRRMNPPRVVIDNESCKNATIIQVDSANKHGILLEVVQVLTDLNLVITKAYISSDGGWFMDVFNVTNQEGNKITDEAMLDYIMRVSCILCTKFGTFFFCINVGKELNFLWFHFQSLGPDSCFASSMRRSVGVTSGMDHTSIELIGSDRPGLLSEVSAVLTNLKCNVVNAEVWTHNTRAAAIMQVTDEENGGAINDPERLSMMKQLLCNVLRGSNKLRDAKTIVSDGVSHTERRLHQLMFADRDYERTADEGLDDKERPNVNVVNWQDKDYSVVTINCKDRPKLLFDTICTLTDMQYVVFHGNVDAEGPEAHQEYCIRHVDGSPVKSDAERQRVIQCLEAAIERRVSEGLKLELCTTDRVGLLSDVTRIFRENSLTVTRAEVTTRAGKALNIFYVRDSSGYPVDAKIIESVRQTIGQTILRVKGNVKELNPVRQESPTRFLFGGLFKSRSFCNFGLVRSYS from the exons ATGG CTACAGTTAGCTATTCTCATAACATCATGGATGATGAATATGAAAAATTTATCAGAAGAATGAATCCACCTAG AGTGGTAATTGACAATGAGTCCTGCAAAAATGCCACTATTATACAG GTAGATAGTGCTAACAAACATGGAATACTTCTGGAGGTGGTACAAGTTTTAACTGATCTTAACCTTGTTATTACCAAGGCTTATATTTCCTCTGATGGTGGATGGTTCATGGATG TTTTCAATGTGACTAATCAAGAAGGGAACAAGATTACAGATGAGGCTATGTTGGATTATATCATGAGGGTGAGCTGTATTCTGTGTACAAAATTTGGCACTTTTTTCTTTTGCATTAATGTGGGAAAGGAACTGAATTTTTTGTGGTTTCATTTTCAGTCTCTTGGTCCAGATTCTTGTTTCGCGTCATCTATGAGAAGATCGGTTGGGGTTACCTCAGGAATGGACCACACCTCAATTGAGTTAATTGGAAGTGATAGACCGGGGCTATTGTCTGAGGTGAGCGCTGTCCTTACCAACCTCAAATGCAATGTGGTAAATGCTGAGGTGTGGACCCATAACACCCGAGCAGCAGCTATAATGCAAGTAACAGACGAGGAAAATGGAGGTGCAATTAATGACCCGGAAAGGTTGTCTATGATGAAGCAACTCTTGTGCAATGTACTTAGAGGTAGCAATAAATTAAGGGATGCTAAGACAATAGTATCCGATGGGGTCTCTCATACCGAGAGAAGGCTTCACCAGCTAATGTTTGCAGACCGAGATTATGAACGTACCGCTGATGAAGGATTGGATGATAAGGAAAGGCCTAATGTGAATGTCGTTAATTGGCAAGACAAGGACTACTCGGTTGTTACAATCAACTGCAAAGATAGACCGAAGCTTCTCTTTGATACTATTTGTACATTGACAGATATGCAGTATGTGGTTTTCCATGGCAATGTTGATGCTGAAGGACCAGAAGCTCACCAG GAGTACTGTATAAGACATGTAGATGGATCCCCAGTGAAATCAGATGCAGAACGGCAAAGAGTTATTCAATGTCTTGAAGCAGCAATAGAAAGAAGAGTATCTGAG GGATTGAAGCTAGAACTATGTACCACGGACAGAGTAGGACTACTATCTGATGTTACTAGGATCTTCCGCGAGAATAGCCTCACTGTCACCAGAGCAGAAGTGACAACTAGAGCAGGCAAAGCTCTAAATATATTCTATGTTCGTGATTCCTCAGGGTATCCTGTCGATGCTAAGATCATAGAATCTGTTCGTCAAACAATTGGACAGACAATACTTAGAGTGAAAGGCAATGTTAAAGAGTTAAATCCAGTTCGACAAGAATCTCCAACAAGGTTCCTTTTTGGTGGTCTATTCAAGTCCAGatctttttgtaattttggtttGGTTAGGTCCTATTCTTGA
- the LOC104117932 gene encoding ACT domain-containing protein ACR4-like isoform X5 → MVSYSHNIMDDEYEKFIRRMNPPRVVIDNESCKNATIIQVDSANKHGILLEVVQVLTDLNLVITKAYISSDGGWFMDVFNVTNQEGNKITDEAMLDYIMRSLGPDSCFASSMRRSVGVTSGMDHTSIELIGSDRPGLLSEVSAVLTNLKCNVVNAEVWTHNTRAAAIMQVTDEENGGAINDPERLSMMKQLLCNVLRGSNKLRDAKTIVSDGVSHTERRLHQLMFADRDYERTADEGLDDKERPNVNVVNWQDKDYSVVTINCKDRPKLLFDTICTLTDMQYVVFHGNVDAEGPEAHQEYCIRHVDGSPVKSDAERQRVIQCLEAAIERRVSEGLKLELCTTDRVGLLSDVTRIFRENSLTVTRAEVTTRAGKALNIFYVRDSSGYPVDAKIIESVRQTIGQTILRVKGNVKELNPVRQESPTRFLFGGLFKSRSFCNFGLVRSYS, encoded by the exons ATGG TTAGCTATTCTCATAACATCATGGATGATGAATATGAAAAATTTATCAGAAGAATGAATCCACCTAG AGTGGTAATTGACAATGAGTCCTGCAAAAATGCCACTATTATACAG GTAGATAGTGCTAACAAACATGGAATACTTCTGGAGGTGGTACAAGTTTTAACTGATCTTAACCTTGTTATTACCAAGGCTTATATTTCCTCTGATGGTGGATGGTTCATGGATG TTTTCAATGTGACTAATCAAGAAGGGAACAAGATTACAGATGAGGCTATGTTGGATTATATCATGAGG TCTCTTGGTCCAGATTCTTGTTTCGCGTCATCTATGAGAAGATCGGTTGGGGTTACCTCAGGAATGGACCACACCTCAATTGAGTTAATTGGAAGTGATAGACCGGGGCTATTGTCTGAGGTGAGCGCTGTCCTTACCAACCTCAAATGCAATGTGGTAAATGCTGAGGTGTGGACCCATAACACCCGAGCAGCAGCTATAATGCAAGTAACAGACGAGGAAAATGGAGGTGCAATTAATGACCCGGAAAGGTTGTCTATGATGAAGCAACTCTTGTGCAATGTACTTAGAGGTAGCAATAAATTAAGGGATGCTAAGACAATAGTATCCGATGGGGTCTCTCATACCGAGAGAAGGCTTCACCAGCTAATGTTTGCAGACCGAGATTATGAACGTACCGCTGATGAAGGATTGGATGATAAGGAAAGGCCTAATGTGAATGTCGTTAATTGGCAAGACAAGGACTACTCGGTTGTTACAATCAACTGCAAAGATAGACCGAAGCTTCTCTTTGATACTATTTGTACATTGACAGATATGCAGTATGTGGTTTTCCATGGCAATGTTGATGCTGAAGGACCAGAAGCTCACCAG GAGTACTGTATAAGACATGTAGATGGATCCCCAGTGAAATCAGATGCAGAACGGCAAAGAGTTATTCAATGTCTTGAAGCAGCAATAGAAAGAAGAGTATCTGAG GGATTGAAGCTAGAACTATGTACCACGGACAGAGTAGGACTACTATCTGATGTTACTAGGATCTTCCGCGAGAATAGCCTCACTGTCACCAGAGCAGAAGTGACAACTAGAGCAGGCAAAGCTCTAAATATATTCTATGTTCGTGATTCCTCAGGGTATCCTGTCGATGCTAAGATCATAGAATCTGTTCGTCAAACAATTGGACAGACAATACTTAGAGTGAAAGGCAATGTTAAAGAGTTAAATCCAGTTCGACAAGAATCTCCAACAAGGTTCCTTTTTGGTGGTCTATTCAAGTCCAGatctttttgtaattttggtttGGTTAGGTCCTATTCTTGA
- the LOC104117932 gene encoding ACT domain-containing protein ACR4-like isoform X4: MATVSYSHNIMDDEYEKFIRRMNPPRVVIDNESCKNATIIQVDSANKHGILLEVVQVLTDLNLVITKAYISSDGGWFMDVFNVTNQEGNKITDEAMLDYIMRSLGPDSCFASSMRRSVGVTSGMDHTSIELIGSDRPGLLSEVSAVLTNLKCNVVNAEVWTHNTRAAAIMQVTDEENGGAINDPERLSMMKQLLCNVLRGSNKLRDAKTIVSDGVSHTERRLHQLMFADRDYERTADEGLDDKERPNVNVVNWQDKDYSVVTINCKDRPKLLFDTICTLTDMQYVVFHGNVDAEGPEAHQEYCIRHVDGSPVKSDAERQRVIQCLEAAIERRVSEGLKLELCTTDRVGLLSDVTRIFRENSLTVTRAEVTTRAGKALNIFYVRDSSGYPVDAKIIESVRQTIGQTILRVKGNVKELNPVRQESPTRFLFGGLFKSRSFCNFGLVRSYS, translated from the exons ATGG CTACAGTTAGCTATTCTCATAACATCATGGATGATGAATATGAAAAATTTATCAGAAGAATGAATCCACCTAG AGTGGTAATTGACAATGAGTCCTGCAAAAATGCCACTATTATACAG GTAGATAGTGCTAACAAACATGGAATACTTCTGGAGGTGGTACAAGTTTTAACTGATCTTAACCTTGTTATTACCAAGGCTTATATTTCCTCTGATGGTGGATGGTTCATGGATG TTTTCAATGTGACTAATCAAGAAGGGAACAAGATTACAGATGAGGCTATGTTGGATTATATCATGAGG TCTCTTGGTCCAGATTCTTGTTTCGCGTCATCTATGAGAAGATCGGTTGGGGTTACCTCAGGAATGGACCACACCTCAATTGAGTTAATTGGAAGTGATAGACCGGGGCTATTGTCTGAGGTGAGCGCTGTCCTTACCAACCTCAAATGCAATGTGGTAAATGCTGAGGTGTGGACCCATAACACCCGAGCAGCAGCTATAATGCAAGTAACAGACGAGGAAAATGGAGGTGCAATTAATGACCCGGAAAGGTTGTCTATGATGAAGCAACTCTTGTGCAATGTACTTAGAGGTAGCAATAAATTAAGGGATGCTAAGACAATAGTATCCGATGGGGTCTCTCATACCGAGAGAAGGCTTCACCAGCTAATGTTTGCAGACCGAGATTATGAACGTACCGCTGATGAAGGATTGGATGATAAGGAAAGGCCTAATGTGAATGTCGTTAATTGGCAAGACAAGGACTACTCGGTTGTTACAATCAACTGCAAAGATAGACCGAAGCTTCTCTTTGATACTATTTGTACATTGACAGATATGCAGTATGTGGTTTTCCATGGCAATGTTGATGCTGAAGGACCAGAAGCTCACCAG GAGTACTGTATAAGACATGTAGATGGATCCCCAGTGAAATCAGATGCAGAACGGCAAAGAGTTATTCAATGTCTTGAAGCAGCAATAGAAAGAAGAGTATCTGAG GGATTGAAGCTAGAACTATGTACCACGGACAGAGTAGGACTACTATCTGATGTTACTAGGATCTTCCGCGAGAATAGCCTCACTGTCACCAGAGCAGAAGTGACAACTAGAGCAGGCAAAGCTCTAAATATATTCTATGTTCGTGATTCCTCAGGGTATCCTGTCGATGCTAAGATCATAGAATCTGTTCGTCAAACAATTGGACAGACAATACTTAGAGTGAAAGGCAATGTTAAAGAGTTAAATCCAGTTCGACAAGAATCTCCAACAAGGTTCCTTTTTGGTGGTCTATTCAAGTCCAGatctttttgtaattttggtttGGTTAGGTCCTATTCTTGA
- the LOC104117932 gene encoding ACT domain-containing protein ACR4-like isoform X6, whose amino-acid sequence MDVFNVTNQEGNKITDEAMLDYIMRSLGPDSCFASSMRRSVGVTSGMDHTSIELIGSDRPGLLSEVSAVLTNLKCNVVNAEVWTHNTRAAAIMQVTDEENGGAINDPERLSMMKQLLCNVLRGSNKLRDAKTIVSDGVSHTERRLHQLMFADRDYERTADEGLDDKERPNVNVVNWQDKDYSVVTINCKDRPKLLFDTICTLTDMQYVVFHGNVDAEGPEAHQEYCIRHVDGSPVKSDAERQRVIQCLEAAIERRVSEGLKLELCTTDRVGLLSDVTRIFRENSLTVTRAEVTTRAGKALNIFYVRDSSGYPVDAKIIESVRQTIGQTILRVKGNVKELNPVRQESPTRFLFGGLFKSRSFCNFGLVRSYS is encoded by the exons ATGGATG TTTTCAATGTGACTAATCAAGAAGGGAACAAGATTACAGATGAGGCTATGTTGGATTATATCATGAGG TCTCTTGGTCCAGATTCTTGTTTCGCGTCATCTATGAGAAGATCGGTTGGGGTTACCTCAGGAATGGACCACACCTCAATTGAGTTAATTGGAAGTGATAGACCGGGGCTATTGTCTGAGGTGAGCGCTGTCCTTACCAACCTCAAATGCAATGTGGTAAATGCTGAGGTGTGGACCCATAACACCCGAGCAGCAGCTATAATGCAAGTAACAGACGAGGAAAATGGAGGTGCAATTAATGACCCGGAAAGGTTGTCTATGATGAAGCAACTCTTGTGCAATGTACTTAGAGGTAGCAATAAATTAAGGGATGCTAAGACAATAGTATCCGATGGGGTCTCTCATACCGAGAGAAGGCTTCACCAGCTAATGTTTGCAGACCGAGATTATGAACGTACCGCTGATGAAGGATTGGATGATAAGGAAAGGCCTAATGTGAATGTCGTTAATTGGCAAGACAAGGACTACTCGGTTGTTACAATCAACTGCAAAGATAGACCGAAGCTTCTCTTTGATACTATTTGTACATTGACAGATATGCAGTATGTGGTTTTCCATGGCAATGTTGATGCTGAAGGACCAGAAGCTCACCAG GAGTACTGTATAAGACATGTAGATGGATCCCCAGTGAAATCAGATGCAGAACGGCAAAGAGTTATTCAATGTCTTGAAGCAGCAATAGAAAGAAGAGTATCTGAG GGATTGAAGCTAGAACTATGTACCACGGACAGAGTAGGACTACTATCTGATGTTACTAGGATCTTCCGCGAGAATAGCCTCACTGTCACCAGAGCAGAAGTGACAACTAGAGCAGGCAAAGCTCTAAATATATTCTATGTTCGTGATTCCTCAGGGTATCCTGTCGATGCTAAGATCATAGAATCTGTTCGTCAAACAATTGGACAGACAATACTTAGAGTGAAAGGCAATGTTAAAGAGTTAAATCCAGTTCGACAAGAATCTCCAACAAGGTTCCTTTTTGGTGGTCTATTCAAGTCCAGatctttttgtaattttggtttGGTTAGGTCCTATTCTTGA